From a region of the Arvicanthis niloticus isolate mArvNil1 chromosome 6, mArvNil1.pat.X, whole genome shotgun sequence genome:
- the Uap1l1 gene encoding UDP-N-acetylhexosamine pyrophosphorylase-like protein 1 isoform X1, which translates to MASERDVRAQLQQAGQDHLLRFWADLAPEPRAALLAELASLEADALREHCQRASAAGALAPGPLPDLAARLQPLPPERVGSAIRCDQETRLRWEEEGFRQIALNKVAVLLLAGGQGTRLGVTYPKGMYQVGLPSQKTLYQLQAERIRRVQQLAGQRLGTHCTVPWYIMTSEFTLGPTIKFFKEHDFFHLDPTNVVLFEQRMLPAVTFEGKAILERKDKVAMAPDGNGGLYCALADHQILEDMKQRGVEFVHVYCVDNILVRLADPVFIGFCVLRGADCGAKVVEKAYPEEPVGVVCQVDGVPQVVEYSEISPEIARQRGADGGLLYNTGNICNHFFTRGFLDMVTREFEPLLKLHVAVKKVPYVDEEGNLVKPLRPNGIKMEKFVFDVFQFAKNFVAFEVCREEEFSPLKNADTADRDNPSTSRRALLAQHYRWALQAGAHFLDVHGVQLPEQSGLLPNGDPPAICEISPLVSYSGEGLEMYLQGRKLQSPFILDEDQAMLLQPQEC; encoded by the exons ATGGCCTCGGAGAGGGATGTACGCGCACAGCTGCAGCAGGCGGGCCAGGATCACCTCTTACGCTTCTGGGCGGACCTGGCTCCAGAGCCTCGAGCCGCGCTGTTAGCGGAGCTCGCCTCCTTGGAGGCCGACGCGCTGCGTGAGCACTGCCAGCGCGCCTCCGCTGCAGGCGCGCTAGCCCCGGGTCCTCTGCCGGACCTGGCGGCGCGCCTGCAGCCCCTGCCCCCAGAACGCGTGGGCAGCGCGATCCGCTGCGACCAAGAGACACGCTTGCGGTGGGAAGAGGAAG GTTTCCGACAGATTGCTCTGAACAAGGTGGCTGTCCTGCTGCTGGCCGGTGGGCAGGGCACTCGCCTGGGCGTCACCTACCCCAAGGGCATGTATCAAGTTGGGCTGCCCAGCCAGAAGACCCTGTACCAACTGCAAGCAGAGCGTATCCGGCGTGTTCAACAGTTGGCTGGCCAGCGACTGGGGACCCATTGCACCGTGCCCTG GTACATCATGACCAGTGAGTTTACACTGGGACCCACAATCAAGTTCTTCAAGGAGCATGACTTCTTCCACCTAGACCCCACTAATGTGGTGCTGTTCGAGCAGCGCATGCTACCTGCTGTGACCTTTGAGGGCAAGGCCATCCTGGAACGGAAAGACAAAGTTGCCATGGCCCCAG ACGGCAACGGGGGCTTGTACTGTGCACTGGCTGACCATCAGATCCTGGAGGACATGAAGCAGCGGGGCGTGGagtttgtgcatgtgtactgtgtaGACAACATCTTGGTGCGGCTGGCTGACCCAGTCTTCATTGGTTTCTGTGTGCTTCGGGGAGCAGACTGTGGTGCCAAG GTGGTGGAGAAAGCGTACCCTGAGGAGCCAGTGGGTGTGGTGTGTCAGGTGGACGGTGTCCCCCAGGTGGTGGAATACAGCGAGATCAGCCCTGAGATTGCTAGGCAGCGTGGTGCTGATGGGGGCTTGCTCTACAACACAGGCAACATCTGCAACCATTTTTTCACCAGAGGCTTCCTGGATATGGTGACCAG GGAGTTTGAGCCCTTGCTGAAGCTGCATGTGGCCGTGAAGAAGGTCCCATACGTGGATGAGGAGGGAAATCTGGTAAAGCCGCTAAGACCGAACGGGATAAAGATGGAGAAGTTTGTGTTTGATGTGTTCCAGTTTGCTAA GAACTTTGTTGCCTTTGAAGTATGTCGGGAGGAGGAGTTCTCCCCTCTGAAGAACGCTGACACAGCTGACAGAGACAACCCCTCCACCTCCAGGCGAGCCTTGCTGGCTCAGCACTACCGCTGGGCTCTGCAGGCTGGAGCCCACTTCCTGGATGTACACGGGGTCCAGCTTCCAGAGCAGTCTGG CTTGCTCCCAAATGGAGACCCTCCCGCCATCTGTGAGATATCGCCCTTGGTGTCTTACTCTGGAGAG GGGTTGGAAATGTACCTGCAGGGCCGAAAACTCCAGTCTCCATTCATTCTGGATGAGGACCAAGCCATGCTGCTGCAGCCACAGGAGTGCTAA
- the Uap1l1 gene encoding UDP-N-acetylhexosamine pyrophosphorylase-like protein 1 isoform X2 has product MASERDVRAQLQQAGQDHLLRFWADLAPEPRAALLAELASLEADALREHCQRASAAGALAPGPLPDLAARLQPLPPERVGSAIRCDQETRLRWEEEGFRQIALNKVAVLLLAGGQGTRLGVTYPKGMYQVGLPSQKTLYQLQAERIRRVQQLAGQRLGTHCTVPWYIMTSEFTLGPTIKFFKEHDFFHLDPTNVVLFEQRMLPAVTFEGKAILERKDKVAMAPDGNGGLYCALADHQILEDMKQRGVEFVHVYCVDNILVRLADPVFIGFCVLRGADCGAKVVEKAYPEEPVGVVCQVDGVPQVVEYSEISPEIARQRGADGGLLYNTGNICNHFFTRGFLDMVTREFEPLLKLHVAVKKVPYVDEEGNLVKPLRPNGIKMEKFVFDVFQFAKNFVAFEVCREEEFSPLKNADTADRDNPSTSRRALLAQHYRWALQAGAHFLDVHGVQLPEQSGQTLAHALRELGGSCIHLRARC; this is encoded by the exons ATGGCCTCGGAGAGGGATGTACGCGCACAGCTGCAGCAGGCGGGCCAGGATCACCTCTTACGCTTCTGGGCGGACCTGGCTCCAGAGCCTCGAGCCGCGCTGTTAGCGGAGCTCGCCTCCTTGGAGGCCGACGCGCTGCGTGAGCACTGCCAGCGCGCCTCCGCTGCAGGCGCGCTAGCCCCGGGTCCTCTGCCGGACCTGGCGGCGCGCCTGCAGCCCCTGCCCCCAGAACGCGTGGGCAGCGCGATCCGCTGCGACCAAGAGACACGCTTGCGGTGGGAAGAGGAAG GTTTCCGACAGATTGCTCTGAACAAGGTGGCTGTCCTGCTGCTGGCCGGTGGGCAGGGCACTCGCCTGGGCGTCACCTACCCCAAGGGCATGTATCAAGTTGGGCTGCCCAGCCAGAAGACCCTGTACCAACTGCAAGCAGAGCGTATCCGGCGTGTTCAACAGTTGGCTGGCCAGCGACTGGGGACCCATTGCACCGTGCCCTG GTACATCATGACCAGTGAGTTTACACTGGGACCCACAATCAAGTTCTTCAAGGAGCATGACTTCTTCCACCTAGACCCCACTAATGTGGTGCTGTTCGAGCAGCGCATGCTACCTGCTGTGACCTTTGAGGGCAAGGCCATCCTGGAACGGAAAGACAAAGTTGCCATGGCCCCAG ACGGCAACGGGGGCTTGTACTGTGCACTGGCTGACCATCAGATCCTGGAGGACATGAAGCAGCGGGGCGTGGagtttgtgcatgtgtactgtgtaGACAACATCTTGGTGCGGCTGGCTGACCCAGTCTTCATTGGTTTCTGTGTGCTTCGGGGAGCAGACTGTGGTGCCAAG GTGGTGGAGAAAGCGTACCCTGAGGAGCCAGTGGGTGTGGTGTGTCAGGTGGACGGTGTCCCCCAGGTGGTGGAATACAGCGAGATCAGCCCTGAGATTGCTAGGCAGCGTGGTGCTGATGGGGGCTTGCTCTACAACACAGGCAACATCTGCAACCATTTTTTCACCAGAGGCTTCCTGGATATGGTGACCAG GGAGTTTGAGCCCTTGCTGAAGCTGCATGTGGCCGTGAAGAAGGTCCCATACGTGGATGAGGAGGGAAATCTGGTAAAGCCGCTAAGACCGAACGGGATAAAGATGGAGAAGTTTGTGTTTGATGTGTTCCAGTTTGCTAA GAACTTTGTTGCCTTTGAAGTATGTCGGGAGGAGGAGTTCTCCCCTCTGAAGAACGCTGACACAGCTGACAGAGACAACCCCTCCACCTCCAGGCGAGCCTTGCTGGCTCAGCACTACCGCTGGGCTCTGCAGGCTGGAGCCCACTTCCTGGATGTACACGGGGTCCAGCTTCCAGAGCAGTCTGG GCAGACACTAGCTCATGCCCTGAGGGAGCTGGGAGGATCCTGCATTCACTTGAGAGCCAGGTGCTGA
- the Sapcd2 gene encoding suppressor APC domain-containing protein 2 isoform X1, translating to MAVAAMAERGRLSYAAPAPSTEGLPRAFLQSLRTLFDILDDRQRGYVHLREIESRWQGADARELPCGVLEGLRQVAPASGYLTFERFVAGLRTSLLNADGGPRDQARVAARPGDQSSLQQRLMFAPADEPRTVLERKPLPPSARPALVGPGGTSRNPELLCVPVEAAPCPTEPERPLSKALERIPSADSSTAACKTLDMGTGETRQALRARGERRRHTITNGVDCSLLKQMKELDQEQEVLLQGLEMMARGREWYQQQLQRVQERQRRLSQSRAASDLGAEGSPRPLGRLLPKVQEVARCLGELLTAACSGRALPSSSLGPLGPTSPSTPVWQQQTILMLKEQNRLLTQEVTEKSERITQLEQEKSALIKQLFEVRALSQQDSGPLDSTFI from the exons ATGGCCGTGGCAGCGATGGCCGAGCGTGGCCGCCTATCGTACGCTGCGCCCGCTCCTAGCACTGAGGGGCTACCGCGAGCCTTTCTCCAGAGCCTGCGCACCCTCTTCGACATCCTGGACGACCGGCAGCGCGGCTACGTGCACCTGCGCGAGATCGAGTCCCGCTGGCAAGGTGCAGACGCACGCGAGCTGCCCTGCGGCGTGCTCGAGGGCCTGCGCCAGGTGGCCCCGGCCAGTGGCTACCTGACCTTCGAGCGTTTCGTGGCGGGCTTGCGCACCTCGCTGCTGAACGCCGATGGCGGCCCGCGGGATCAGGCACGCGTCGCGGCCCGGCCTGGGGACCAGTCGTCCCTGCAGCAGCGTCTGATGTTCGCACCGGCCGATGAGCCGCGGACTGTCCTGGAGAGGAagcctctgcctccgagtgcgCGCCCTGCTCTTGTTGGCCCCGGTGGCACCTCCCGGAACCCTGAGCTATTATGTGTCCCGGTGGAGGCGGCGCCCTGCCCTACAGAGCCCGAGCGGCCCCTGAGCAAGGCGCTGGAGCGGATCCCTAGCGCGGATTCCA GTACAGCAGCCTGCAAGACCCTGGACATGGGCACAGGTGAAACCCGGCAGGCTCTGCGAGCCCGAGGCGAGCGTCGAAGGCATACCATCACCAACGGTGTGGACTGCAGCCTG TTGAAGCAGATGAAGGAGTTAGACCAGGAGCAGGAGGTGCTGCTGCAGGGCCTGGAGATGATGGCTCGGGGCCGAGAATGGTaccagcagcagctgcagcgTGTGCAGGAACGTCAACGCCGCCTGAGCCAGAGTAGAGCTGCCTCT GACCTTGGGGCTGAAGGAAGCCCCCGCCCTCTGGGGAGGCTGCTGCCCAAAGTACAGGAGGTGGCCCGATGCCTGGGGGAGCTGTTGACTGCAGCCTGTTCTGGCAGA GCTCTGCCTTCATCCTCTTTGGGGCCCCTGGGCCCTACCTCACCCTCAACTCCAGTCTGGCAGCAGCAGACCATCCTTATGCTGAAAGAACAGAACCGGCTTCTCACTCAG GAGGTGACTGAGAAGAGCGAGCGCATCACGCAGCTGGAGCAGGAGAAGTCTGCACTCATCAAGCAGCTGTTTGAGGTCCGAGCTCTCAGCCAGCAGGATTCGGGGCCTCTGGACTCCACTTTCATCTAG
- the Sapcd2 gene encoding suppressor APC domain-containing protein 2 isoform X2 — translation MAVAAMAERGRLSYAAPAPSTEGLPRAFLQSLRTLFDILDDRQRGYVHLREIESRWQGADARELPCGVLEGLRQVAPASGYLTFERFVAGLRTSLLNADGGPRDQARVAARPGDQSSLQQRLMFAPADEPRTVLERKPLPPSARPALVGPGGTSRNPELLCVPVEAAPCPTEPERPLSKALERIPSADSSECATLQRLPGLLLQPGRGGSTGAPSTSAEEGTAACKTLDMGTGETRQALRARGERRRHTITNGVDCSLLKQMKELDQEQEVLLQGLEMMARGREWYQQQLQRVQERQRRLSQSRAASDLGAEGSPRPLGRLLPKVQEVARCLGELLTAACSGRALPSSSLGPLGPTSPSTPVWQQQTILMLKEQNRLLTQEVTEKSERITQLEQEKSALIKQLFEVRALSQQDSGPLDSTFI, via the exons ATGGCCGTGGCAGCGATGGCCGAGCGTGGCCGCCTATCGTACGCTGCGCCCGCTCCTAGCACTGAGGGGCTACCGCGAGCCTTTCTCCAGAGCCTGCGCACCCTCTTCGACATCCTGGACGACCGGCAGCGCGGCTACGTGCACCTGCGCGAGATCGAGTCCCGCTGGCAAGGTGCAGACGCACGCGAGCTGCCCTGCGGCGTGCTCGAGGGCCTGCGCCAGGTGGCCCCGGCCAGTGGCTACCTGACCTTCGAGCGTTTCGTGGCGGGCTTGCGCACCTCGCTGCTGAACGCCGATGGCGGCCCGCGGGATCAGGCACGCGTCGCGGCCCGGCCTGGGGACCAGTCGTCCCTGCAGCAGCGTCTGATGTTCGCACCGGCCGATGAGCCGCGGACTGTCCTGGAGAGGAagcctctgcctccgagtgcgCGCCCTGCTCTTGTTGGCCCCGGTGGCACCTCCCGGAACCCTGAGCTATTATGTGTCCCGGTGGAGGCGGCGCCCTGCCCTACAGAGCCCGAGCGGCCCCTGAGCAAGGCGCTGGAGCGGATCCCTAGCGCGGATTCCAGTGAGT GTGCCACCCTGCAGAGACTACCCGGCCTGCTTCTCCAGCCAGGCAGAGGAGGCAGCACAGGAGCACCTAGCACAAGTGCTGAAGAAG GTACAGCAGCCTGCAAGACCCTGGACATGGGCACAGGTGAAACCCGGCAGGCTCTGCGAGCCCGAGGCGAGCGTCGAAGGCATACCATCACCAACGGTGTGGACTGCAGCCTG TTGAAGCAGATGAAGGAGTTAGACCAGGAGCAGGAGGTGCTGCTGCAGGGCCTGGAGATGATGGCTCGGGGCCGAGAATGGTaccagcagcagctgcagcgTGTGCAGGAACGTCAACGCCGCCTGAGCCAGAGTAGAGCTGCCTCT GACCTTGGGGCTGAAGGAAGCCCCCGCCCTCTGGGGAGGCTGCTGCCCAAAGTACAGGAGGTGGCCCGATGCCTGGGGGAGCTGTTGACTGCAGCCTGTTCTGGCAGA GCTCTGCCTTCATCCTCTTTGGGGCCCCTGGGCCCTACCTCACCCTCAACTCCAGTCTGGCAGCAGCAGACCATCCTTATGCTGAAAGAACAGAACCGGCTTCTCACTCAG GAGGTGACTGAGAAGAGCGAGCGCATCACGCAGCTGGAGCAGGAGAAGTCTGCACTCATCAAGCAGCTGTTTGAGGTCCGAGCTCTCAGCCAGCAGGATTCGGGGCCTCTGGACTCCACTTTCATCTAG